The Streptomyces avermitilis MA-4680 = NBRC 14893 genome contains a region encoding:
- a CDS encoding TetR/AcrR family transcriptional regulator → MARLKTHDEALRLRLLHRAAATVFDRGTAALSLRQLAADVKTSTTAVYSLFGNKAGLLRSLYEEAARLFAARLAAIRPTDDPAGDVIRLGLVYREYAIANPHLYAILFSDRSVQCPSESEPERPREAIETYRPLVDAVRRGQQAGQFGSESDPEVIALSVWGTAHGLVSLVLSGNEPPGLAVADCYERALGVLVAGWRVSEGEVQGFADVP, encoded by the coding sequence ATGGCCAGGCTCAAGACACATGACGAAGCACTCCGGCTCCGGCTCCTGCACCGCGCGGCCGCCACGGTCTTCGACCGCGGCACGGCCGCGCTGAGCCTGCGACAGCTCGCTGCGGACGTGAAGACCTCGACCACGGCGGTCTACTCACTGTTCGGCAACAAGGCGGGTCTGCTCAGGAGCCTGTACGAGGAGGCCGCGCGGCTCTTCGCCGCACGCCTGGCAGCCATCCGTCCCACGGACGACCCGGCCGGCGACGTGATCCGACTTGGGCTCGTCTATCGCGAATACGCCATCGCCAACCCGCATCTCTACGCGATCCTCTTCTCCGACCGCAGCGTTCAGTGCCCGTCCGAGTCGGAGCCGGAGAGGCCGCGTGAGGCCATCGAGACCTACCGGCCCCTCGTCGACGCCGTGCGGCGCGGACAGCAGGCAGGGCAGTTCGGTTCGGAGTCCGACCCGGAGGTCATCGCGCTGTCGGTCTGGGGAACGGCCCATGGCCTGGTGTCCCTGGTGCTGTCGGGGAACGAGCCGCCCGGGCTCGCGGTCGCCGACTGCTATGAGCGGGCCCTGGGGGTATTGGTAGCGGGGTGGCGAGTGAGCGAGGGGGAGGTTCAGGGGTTCGCGGACGTGCCGTGA
- a CDS encoding MMPL family transporter gives MFEGFGRLLYRRRKPVLILTLLFAVLSGAYGAGVFGSLTPLGFQDPGSDSVRAAKIAEKAFPQRTPDAVIVYRDEDRTVDDPSFQQAVVQQLASLPKSEVTGYLDFWTTRMPTQVSHDRHATYVALNLHGSSEKAKEDAYEAVKDKIPAPGLQTLQGGTVPTGHQASEKIEHDLRIAEIISAPVLFLLLLVVFGGLTAAFLPLLVGVLSILGSMAVLRTIANITDVSVFSMSLVTILGLAVAIDYGLLIVSRYREELAAGYTGEAAIGRTLATAGRTVMVSGTTVAAALAGLTLFPSTFLKSMSYGGVAAVLLAVLFSLVALPALLAVMGPKVNAFPLRRKKAGRPTAAGEGAWYRFGHGLMRRRRVVVVGAAGLLLTLALPFSKIEFGSINAQQLRSSSEGRQVFDAMEHDFDGDAVKSIDSLLVLKSDGTSKDQGAALKAYAERLGATEGATSARITGVEGTTARVSVTYDGNPISPHARDLVNRLKDVPEPPGARAYFGGESAVYDDTLDALGETLPWMLLYIAVMTYLLLFLAFGSVLLPLKAIAMNMLSLTATFGVLVWIFQDGHLHNLLGFDPTGNIEPNMPIMLFALIFGLSMDYEVFLVSRMREQYDKSGDSTEAVASGLQSIGRLVVSAALLMCVPLAAIGMSDVLTIKLFGVGMVFAVLVDVLVVRILLGTAVMRLLGRAAWWAPGPLARFYDRFGIKETDMPADDTAGERVPVATG, from the coding sequence ATGTTTGAGGGGTTTGGGCGTCTGCTGTACCGCAGGCGAAAGCCGGTGCTGATACTGACCCTGCTGTTCGCCGTCCTGTCCGGGGCCTACGGTGCCGGAGTCTTCGGCTCGCTGACACCGCTCGGCTTCCAGGACCCCGGCTCGGACAGCGTGCGCGCTGCCAAGATCGCCGAGAAGGCGTTCCCGCAGCGGACACCCGACGCGGTGATCGTCTACCGGGACGAGGACCGCACCGTCGACGACCCGTCCTTTCAGCAGGCGGTCGTCCAGCAGTTGGCGTCCCTGCCGAAGTCGGAGGTGACCGGCTACCTGGACTTCTGGACGACCAGGATGCCGACGCAGGTCAGCCACGACCGGCACGCCACCTACGTTGCCCTGAACCTCCACGGCAGCAGCGAGAAGGCCAAGGAGGACGCGTACGAGGCGGTCAAGGACAAGATCCCGGCACCCGGCCTTCAGACGCTGCAGGGCGGAACGGTGCCCACCGGCCACCAGGCCAGTGAGAAGATCGAACACGACCTGAGAATCGCGGAAATCATCTCGGCCCCCGTGCTCTTCCTGCTCCTGCTGGTCGTGTTCGGCGGTCTCACCGCGGCCTTCCTCCCGCTGCTCGTCGGCGTGCTCTCCATCCTCGGTTCGATGGCCGTCCTGCGGACCATCGCCAACATCACCGACGTGTCCGTGTTCTCCATGAGCCTGGTCACCATCCTGGGTCTCGCGGTCGCCATCGACTACGGCCTGCTGATCGTCAGCCGCTACCGCGAGGAACTGGCGGCCGGCTACACCGGCGAAGCGGCGATCGGGCGCACCCTCGCCACGGCCGGGCGCACCGTGATGGTCTCCGGCACCACGGTCGCGGCGGCGCTGGCCGGCCTGACCCTCTTCCCGTCGACGTTCCTGAAGTCGATGTCGTACGGCGGTGTGGCCGCGGTCCTGCTGGCGGTGCTCTTCTCACTGGTCGCGCTGCCCGCCCTGCTCGCCGTCATGGGACCGAAGGTCAACGCCTTCCCGCTGCGCCGCAAGAAGGCAGGGCGGCCGACGGCGGCAGGGGAGGGTGCCTGGTACCGGTTCGGGCACGGCCTGATGCGGCGGCGGCGGGTTGTGGTGGTGGGCGCGGCGGGCCTGCTGCTGACGCTCGCCCTGCCGTTCTCGAAGATCGAGTTCGGTTCCATCAACGCGCAGCAACTGCGGAGCAGTTCCGAGGGCCGCCAGGTCTTCGACGCCATGGAGCACGACTTCGACGGCGACGCGGTGAAGTCCATCGACTCCCTGCTCGTGCTGAAGTCCGACGGCACCTCGAAGGACCAGGGCGCGGCGCTGAAGGCGTACGCCGAGCGGCTCGGCGCCACCGAGGGCGCCACGAGCGCCCGGATCACCGGAGTCGAGGGCACCACGGCCCGGGTGTCGGTCACCTACGACGGCAATCCCATCTCGCCCCACGCGCGCGACCTGGTGAACCGGCTCAAGGACGTCCCCGAACCGCCGGGCGCCCGCGCGTACTTCGGCGGCGAGTCGGCGGTCTACGACGACACCCTGGACGCACTGGGCGAGACCCTGCCGTGGATGCTGCTCTACATCGCGGTGATGACGTACCTCCTGCTGTTCCTCGCGTTCGGCTCAGTGCTGCTGCCGCTGAAGGCCATCGCGATGAACATGCTGTCGCTGACCGCGACCTTCGGCGTCCTGGTCTGGATCTTCCAGGACGGCCATCTGCACAACCTGCTCGGCTTCGATCCGACGGGCAACATCGAGCCCAACATGCCGATCATGCTTTTCGCGCTGATCTTCGGACTCTCCATGGACTACGAGGTGTTCCTGGTGTCCCGGATGCGGGAGCAGTACGACAAGTCAGGTGACAGCACGGAAGCCGTGGCGAGCGGGCTGCAGTCCATCGGCCGCCTGGTCGTGAGCGCGGCGCTGCTGATGTGCGTGCCGCTCGCGGCGATCGGGATGAGCGATGTGCTGACCATCAAGCTCTTCGGTGTCGGCATGGTGTTCGCGGTCCTGGTGGACGTGCTGGTGGTGCGCATCCTGCTGGGAACGGCCGTCATGAGGCTGTTGGGCAGAGCGGCCTGGTGGGCTCCGGGCCCACTCGCCCGCTTCTACGACCGGTTCGGCATCAAGGAGACCGACATGCCGGCCGACGACACCGCCGGCGAGCGGGTCCCCGTCGCCACGGGCTGA